The Sphingomonas alpina genome has a segment encoding these proteins:
- a CDS encoding Ldh family oxidoreductase produces MTLAEVRALARRVLRGVGLDRMHAEVVAETMVAGERDGCASHGIYRLLVAARSVAAKIVVPDAVPDVKEPAAALVAVDGGGGFAQLAFEMGKPLLIEKARRFGIAAMAVNNVVHFAALWPEVEALAEQGLAAIAVTPSHAWVAPAGGTRPVFGTNPIAFGWPRPGHEPFVFDFATSAVARGEIELHRRAGRAVPEDWGYDRTGQPTTDAAAVLDGAMRTFGGHKGSALAAMVELLAGPLIGDLTSAESLARDAGRGGSPIGGELIIAIDPAGFLGAGVAASLARAEALFEAIEGQGARLPSQRRYAARARSLSEGVVVPTALHAEIMDLVGGSERI; encoded by the coding sequence ATGACGCTCGCCGAAGTCCGCGCGCTTGCGCGGCGGGTGTTGCGTGGCGTCGGTCTGGATCGCATGCATGCCGAGGTGGTCGCGGAGACGATGGTTGCCGGCGAACGCGACGGCTGCGCCTCGCACGGCATCTATCGTCTGCTGGTCGCGGCGCGCAGCGTCGCGGCGAAGATCGTCGTGCCGGATGCGGTGCCCGACGTGAAGGAGCCGGCCGCGGCGCTGGTGGCGGTCGATGGCGGCGGCGGCTTTGCGCAGCTCGCCTTCGAAATGGGTAAGCCGCTGCTGATCGAGAAGGCGCGGCGCTTCGGCATCGCGGCAATGGCGGTCAACAATGTCGTCCATTTCGCGGCGCTCTGGCCGGAGGTCGAGGCGTTGGCGGAGCAGGGGCTGGCGGCGATCGCTGTCACGCCCAGCCACGCCTGGGTCGCGCCGGCCGGCGGGACCAGGCCGGTGTTCGGGACCAACCCGATCGCTTTCGGCTGGCCGCGACCGGGCCACGAACCATTCGTGTTCGATTTTGCCACCAGCGCGGTGGCGCGGGGTGAGATCGAACTGCACCGCCGCGCGGGCCGGGCGGTGCCGGAGGATTGGGGTTATGATCGCACAGGGCAGCCGACGACCGATGCCGCTGCGGTACTTGACGGCGCGATGCGCACCTTTGGCGGGCACAAGGGATCGGCGCTTGCCGCGATGGTCGAGCTGCTCGCCGGTCCGCTGATCGGCGACCTGACCAGCGCTGAATCACTCGCGCGTGATGCCGGGCGCGGCGGATCGCCGATCGGTGGCGAGCTGATCATCGCGATCGATCCGGCGGGCTTTCTCGGTGCCGGTGTCGCCGCCAGCTTGGCGCGCGCCGAAGCGCTGTTCGAGGCGATCGAAGGGCAGGGCGCTCGCCTGCCGTCGCAGCGGCGTTATGCCGCACGGGCGCGCAGCCTGAGCGAGGGTGTCGTCGTTCCGACGGCGCTGCATGCTGAGATCATGGACCTGGTCGGCGGGAGCGAGCGGATATGA
- a CDS encoding family 43 glycosylhydrolase, protein MRVLNAGVACALVLSTAAAAQQSEPIVSRGNPILADGRYYSTDPAPLVDGDTLWILAGRDEAPADVNDFIMNEWQLLSTSDPASGNWTHYPAIARPETVFKWAESGRAYAGQIVKGPDGKFYFYAPVLQRDGDAKDRFAIGVAVADTPVGPWRDAHPAGPIISQKVPIANTIQNIDPTVIVDDDGRVFIYWGTFGQLRGMELQRDMITPKGDEKRIEGLTGFFEAPWLMKRKGVYYMLYAGNNAGPDSACTPAVYHACIGYGTATSPLGPWTYRGVMLKPVSSTTSHPGAVEFKGNWYLAYHTADAVGGGHFRRSVALDRIEWDDSVSPARIRTVVPTRLPQVAPAPTRNIAGAAYAAASNEPIPLQYWIRALNDGITKASPLPPDMWGSWTGNNPKRQWIEYRWRKPVTVNGSRIWFWGDQPAGSGIGVAPPASWAIDYWDKGWKPVPSASGYGAAPGAYQDTDFAPVTTRCLRATFTASSAQGTNAGVAVQEWQVLSSKAGVPTPPSRDRKIEGCD, encoded by the coding sequence ATGCGTGTCCTGAACGCCGGGGTGGCGTGCGCGCTGGTCCTGTCGACCGCGGCGGCGGCGCAGCAGTCCGAACCGATCGTCAGCCGGGGCAACCCGATCCTGGCCGATGGCCGCTATTATTCGACCGACCCGGCGCCGCTGGTCGATGGCGACACATTGTGGATTCTTGCCGGGCGCGACGAGGCGCCAGCCGACGTCAACGACTTCATCATGAACGAATGGCAGCTGTTGTCGACCAGCGACCCGGCATCGGGCAACTGGACGCATTATCCCGCGATCGCCCGGCCCGAGACGGTATTCAAATGGGCGGAAAGCGGACGCGCCTATGCTGGTCAGATCGTCAAGGGGCCGGACGGAAAATTCTATTTCTACGCCCCGGTGCTGCAGCGCGACGGCGATGCGAAGGACCGCTTCGCGATCGGCGTCGCGGTCGCCGATACGCCAGTCGGGCCGTGGCGCGACGCGCATCCCGCCGGGCCGATCATCAGCCAGAAGGTACCGATCGCCAACACCATCCAGAATATCGACCCGACCGTGATCGTCGACGATGACGGCCGCGTGTTCATCTATTGGGGCACGTTCGGGCAGTTGCGCGGGATGGAATTGCAGCGCGACATGATCACGCCAAAGGGTGATGAGAAACGCATCGAGGGCCTGACCGGCTTTTTCGAGGCGCCGTGGCTGATGAAGCGCAAGGGCGTTTATTACATGCTCTATGCCGGCAACAATGCCGGGCCGGACTCGGCCTGCACGCCGGCCGTCTATCATGCCTGTATCGGCTATGGCACGGCGACCTCGCCGCTCGGCCCCTGGACCTATCGCGGCGTGATGCTGAAGCCGGTGTCCTCTACTACGTCGCATCCCGGCGCGGTCGAGTTCAAGGGCAATTGGTATCTTGCCTATCACACCGCCGATGCGGTCGGTGGCGGGCATTTCCGCCGCTCGGTCGCACTCGACCGGATCGAATGGGACGACAGCGTGTCGCCGGCGCGCATCCGCACCGTGGTGCCGACACGGCTGCCCCAGGTCGCGCCGGCACCGACGCGCAACATTGCCGGCGCGGCCTATGCCGCGGCCTCGAACGAGCCGATCCCGCTGCAATATTGGATCAGGGCGCTCAATGACGGGATCACCAAGGCATCGCCGCTGCCGCCCGACATGTGGGGCAGCTGGACCGGCAACAATCCGAAGCGGCAATGGATCGAATATCGCTGGCGCAAGCCGGTGACAGTCAACGGGTCGCGCATCTGGTTCTGGGGCGACCAGCCCGCCGGATCGGGGATCGGGGTCGCCCCGCCGGCCAGTTGGGCAATCGACTATTGGGACAAGGGCTGGAAGCCGGTGCCCAGCGCCTCGGGCTATGGCGCCGCCCCCGGCGCCTATCAGGACACGGATTTCGCGCCGGTCACCACGCGCTGCCTGCGTGCGACCTTCACCGCGTCGAGCGCGCAGGGCACCAATGCCGGCGTCGCGGTGCAGGAATGGCAAGTCCTGTCGTCCAAGGCTGGTGTTCCGACCCCACCGAGCCGCGACCGCAAGATCGAAGGGTGCGACTGA
- a CDS encoding Gfo/Idh/MocA family protein yields MAIRIAVVGLGKIAHDQHLPAIAASRDFELVAAASLEGTTPGVPVFRTIDELLASGIAIDAVAMCQPPQARYEAALKAIRAGKHVLLEKPPGATLAECEGLVRLAEDTGTTLFAAWHSRYAPGVAQAKAWLAERKIVSAEIVWKEDVRRWHPGQQWIWQPGGLGVFDPGINALSIATAIIPQHIVLLDGELEMPANRAAPIAARLQLVDMDGAPISAVFDWRQTGPQSWDIFVDTADGRLELTQGGSKLRIAGEERALAPEAEYGDMYAHFADLVRAGESDTDRSPLRLVADAFLRSRQHQTDAFID; encoded by the coding sequence ATGGCAATTCGGATTGCCGTAGTCGGTCTGGGTAAGATCGCGCACGACCAGCATTTGCCGGCGATCGCCGCGTCGCGCGATTTCGAACTGGTCGCGGCGGCGAGCCTCGAAGGCACCACGCCCGGCGTGCCGGTGTTCCGCACGATCGACGAGTTGCTCGCCTCCGGCATCGCGATCGATGCGGTGGCGATGTGCCAGCCGCCCCAGGCGCGCTACGAAGCGGCGCTGAAGGCGATCCGCGCGGGCAAGCATGTGCTGCTGGAAAAGCCGCCGGGCGCGACGCTGGCCGAATGTGAGGGGCTGGTCCGCCTTGCCGAGGACACGGGCACGACATTGTTCGCCGCCTGGCACTCGCGTTACGCGCCCGGTGTCGCGCAGGCCAAGGCATGGCTTGCCGAGCGCAAGATCGTGTCGGCGGAGATCGTGTGGAAAGAAGATGTCCGGCGCTGGCATCCCGGCCAGCAATGGATCTGGCAGCCCGGCGGGCTTGGCGTGTTCGATCCCGGGATCAACGCGCTGTCGATCGCGACCGCAATCATCCCGCAGCATATCGTCCTGCTCGACGGAGAGCTGGAAATGCCGGCCAATCGCGCCGCGCCGATCGCCGCGCGGCTCCAACTGGTCGACATGGACGGCGCGCCGATTTCCGCGGTGTTCGACTGGCGCCAGACCGGGCCGCAAAGCTGGGATATCTTCGTCGATACGGCGGACGGCCGGCTCGAACTGACTCAGGGCGGCAGTAAACTCCGAATCGCGGGCGAGGAGCGGGCGCTCGCGCCCGAGGCGGAATATGGCGATATGTATGCCCATTTCGCGGATTTGGTGCGCGCCGGCGAAAGCGATACCGACCGCAGTCCCTTGCGCCTGGTAGCCGATGCCTTCTTACGTTCCAGACAACACCAGACTGATGCCTTCATCGATTGA
- a CDS encoding glycoside hydrolase family 127 protein yields the protein MVRTSRRELMFGVAALALTAAPGRLFAATSTILPKTAKPLPLSAVRLRPSDFATAVEANRVYLLRLSADRLLHNFRKYAGLEPKAPIYGGWESDTIAGHSLGHYMTALVLTHEQTGDAEMRRRADYIVDELAEVQAKRGTGYVGALGRKRKDGTIVDGEEIFPEVMKGEIKSGGFDLNGSWSPLYTVHKIFAGLLDVHRSWGNPKALTVLKGLGGYFERVFAALDDKQMQELLSCEYGGLNESYAELYARTNDKSWLVVAERIYDNRVLDPLVAQQDKLANFHANTQVPKLIGLARLHELTGKPSQATAARYFWDRVTQHHSYVIGGNADREYFSEPDSIAAHITEQTCEHCNTYNMLKLTQKLYSWQPDGAFFDYYERAHLNHVMAAQNPKTAGFTYMTPLMTGSERGYSTKDDDAFWCCVGSGMESHAKHGEAVLWEGEGALLVNLYIPVEATWKARGAQLTLDTRYPFEPESRLTITRLARPGSFPIALRIPGWAAGKAVVTVNGAMVKPVVEGGYAIVKRRWKAGDSVAVTLPLDLRIEATPGNADVVAILRGPLVLAADLGPTATPWSEADPALVGADLLAGFTAKAPVDAVYATNGIVRPGNLDFVPFYRQYERRSAVYFKRFSEGAWKVEEAAFLADQARLKDIAARSVDTMFLGEMQPERDHNLVSEQSYPVSYRGRNGRDARSGGFFEFTLKTKPGPLILQATYWGDERKRDFDILIDNVKVATQHLENDRPGKFMDVEYPLAEALTAKKDKVRVRFVPHDRSTAGPVFGVRLYTAKPAPKA from the coding sequence ATGGTGCGCACCAGCCGTCGCGAATTGATGTTCGGTGTTGCGGCTCTCGCCCTGACAGCAGCGCCGGGTCGTTTGTTCGCCGCGACGTCGACGATCCTGCCGAAAACCGCCAAGCCCCTGCCGCTGTCCGCGGTGCGGTTGCGGCCATCCGATTTCGCCACCGCGGTGGAGGCCAATCGCGTCTATCTGCTGCGGCTCAGCGCCGACCGGCTGCTGCACAATTTCCGCAAATATGCCGGGCTGGAACCCAAAGCGCCGATCTATGGCGGCTGGGAAAGCGACACGATCGCCGGACATTCGCTTGGCCATTACATGACCGCGCTGGTCCTGACCCATGAACAGACCGGCGATGCCGAGATGCGCCGGCGCGCCGACTATATCGTCGATGAACTGGCCGAGGTGCAGGCGAAGCGCGGCACCGGTTATGTCGGCGCGCTCGGACGCAAGCGCAAGGACGGCACGATCGTCGATGGGGAGGAGATATTCCCCGAAGTGATGAAGGGCGAGATCAAATCCGGTGGGTTCGATCTCAACGGTTCCTGGTCGCCACTCTATACCGTGCACAAGATCTTCGCCGGCCTGCTCGACGTGCACCGCTCATGGGGCAATCCGAAGGCACTGACCGTGCTCAAGGGACTTGGCGGCTATTTCGAACGCGTCTTCGCCGCGCTTGACGACAAGCAGATGCAGGAATTGCTGAGCTGCGAATATGGCGGCCTGAACGAAAGCTATGCCGAGCTTTACGCGCGGACCAACGACAAAAGCTGGCTGGTCGTGGCTGAACGCATCTATGACAATCGTGTGCTCGATCCGCTCGTCGCGCAACAGGACAAGCTGGCCAATTTCCACGCCAATACTCAGGTGCCCAAGCTGATCGGCCTCGCGCGCCTGCACGAGCTGACCGGAAAGCCGTCGCAGGCGACCGCCGCGCGTTATTTCTGGGACCGGGTGACGCAGCATCACAGCTATGTGATCGGCGGCAATGCCGACCGTGAATATTTCTCCGAACCGGACTCGATCGCCGCGCACATCACCGAACAGACCTGCGAGCATTGCAATACCTACAACATGCTCAAGCTGACGCAGAAACTGTACAGCTGGCAGCCGGACGGCGCGTTTTTCGACTATTATGAGCGTGCGCACCTCAATCATGTGATGGCGGCGCAGAACCCGAAGACCGCCGGCTTCACTTATATGACGCCGCTGATGACCGGGTCCGAGCGAGGCTATTCGACCAAGGATGACGACGCCTTTTGGTGCTGTGTCGGGTCGGGCATGGAAAGCCATGCCAAGCATGGCGAAGCGGTGTTGTGGGAAGGCGAGGGCGCGTTGCTCGTCAACCTCTACATCCCGGTCGAGGCGACATGGAAAGCGCGCGGCGCGCAGCTTACGCTTGACACGCGCTATCCGTTCGAGCCGGAATCGCGGCTGACGATCACCAGGCTGGCGCGTCCGGGCAGCTTCCCGATCGCGTTGCGTATTCCCGGCTGGGCAGCCGGAAAGGCGGTGGTCACGGTCAATGGCGCAATGGTGAAACCGGTCGTCGAGGGCGGTTATGCGATCGTCAAGCGCCGCTGGAAAGCGGGCGACAGCGTCGCGGTCACGCTGCCGCTCGATCTGCGCATCGAAGCGACGCCGGGCAATGCCGATGTCGTGGCGATCCTGCGCGGTCCGCTGGTGCTCGCCGCCGATCTCGGCCCGACCGCCACGCCATGGAGCGAGGCCGATCCTGCGCTGGTCGGTGCGGACCTGCTCGCTGGCTTCACCGCAAAGGCGCCGGTTGACGCGGTCTATGCGACCAACGGCATCGTCCGCCCCGGCAATCTCGATTTCGTGCCATTTTATCGTCAGTATGAACGGCGCAGCGCAGTCTATTTCAAGCGTTTCAGCGAAGGCGCATGGAAGGTCGAGGAAGCGGCGTTCCTTGCCGACCAGGCACGACTGAAGGACATCGCCGCGCGCTCCGTGGATACGATGTTCCTCGGCGAGATGCAGCCCGAACGCGACCATAACCTGGTTTCCGAGCAATCCTATCCGGTCAGCTATCGCGGTCGTAACGGCCGCGACGCGCGGTCCGGCGGGTTCTTCGAATTCACCTTGAAGACCAAGCCCGGGCCATTGATCCTGCAGGCGACCTATTGGGGCGACGAGCGCAAGCGCGATTTCGATATCCTGATCGACAATGTGAAAGTCGCGACGCAGCATCTCGAAAATGATCGTCCGGGCAAGTTCATGGACGTCGAATATCCGCTGGCCGAGGCGTTGACCGCGAAGAAGGACAAGGTGCGTGTCCGGTTCGTGCCGCATGACCGCAGCACCGCCGGCCCGGTCTTCGGCGTGCGACTCTATACCGCCAAGCCCGCGCCAAAGGCGTGA
- a CDS encoding DUF885 domain-containing protein, whose product MKHWLRLLAGMIVSASVMAVPTHGAPRRASPAAQSSDARFKTIYTAEYAWRQRLQGPGEDAPKDAALRLPDVGPATQAAKLARWTEVSKRLAAIRPETLSRRARVDYAVYKGQIDALLAEQRYREYEKPLNSDTSFWGEVLEWSRGNFRTEQDYRNYIGMMRDVPRYFDQQIGNMRSGLKRGFTPAKVTLTGRDIGVAQVAEAASPEASPFYAPFKSMPSVIPAATQATLRAEAQAAIRDAIVPAHARLLGFLRDEYIPGARTTLAAYDLPDGKAYYRSKIREFVTLDMAPEEIHQIGLAEVAKIRARMLDVMKQLGFKGDLAAFLKFLRTDPQFYAKKPQDLLDRAAWLAKTFDGKASQWFGRLPRSRFAIKPVPDDLAPFYTGGRGGPGIYLVNTYNLPARPLYSLAALTLHESAPGHALQMPLAAENTGLPQFRRDAYLSAYGEGWALYCEALGEEMGMYDTPYDVFGMLSYQMWRASRLVVDTGIHSQGWSRERAQQFLHDNTALADHEITTEVDRYIAWPGQALSYYMGQLAIQKARTRAEKALGPKFNIRAFHDAVLELGSVPLPVIDQRVDQLIAAGGKGPYPDEE is encoded by the coding sequence ATGAAACACTGGCTGCGATTGCTTGCGGGAATGATCGTGAGCGCATCGGTGATGGCCGTGCCGACGCATGGCGCGCCGCGTCGCGCCAGTCCTGCTGCGCAATCCTCCGATGCGCGGTTCAAGACGATCTACACGGCGGAATATGCATGGCGTCAGCGCCTGCAAGGCCCCGGCGAGGACGCGCCCAAGGATGCGGCGTTGCGCCTGCCGGATGTCGGACCGGCGACGCAGGCGGCGAAGCTCGCGCGCTGGACCGAGGTGTCGAAGCGGCTGGCGGCAATCCGCCCCGAGACGCTCTCGCGCCGCGCGCGGGTCGATTATGCCGTCTATAAGGGGCAGATCGATGCGCTGCTCGCCGAGCAACGCTATCGCGAATACGAAAAGCCGCTCAATTCGGACACCAGCTTCTGGGGCGAAGTGCTCGAATGGTCGCGCGGCAATTTCCGCACCGAACAGGATTATCGCAACTATATCGGCATGATGCGCGACGTGCCGCGCTATTTCGATCAGCAGATCGGCAATATGCGCAGCGGCCTGAAACGAGGGTTCACGCCAGCCAAAGTGACGCTGACCGGTCGCGATATCGGCGTGGCGCAAGTCGCCGAGGCCGCCTCGCCAGAGGCGTCGCCTTTCTATGCGCCGTTCAAATCCATGCCGTCGGTGATCCCGGCCGCGACTCAGGCGACGCTGCGCGCCGAAGCGCAGGCGGCGATCCGCGACGCGATCGTGCCGGCGCATGCCAGGCTGCTCGGATTCCTGCGCGACGAGTATATCCCCGGCGCACGCACCACGCTCGCGGCGTACGACCTGCCCGACGGCAAGGCCTATTACCGGTCCAAGATTCGCGAATTCGTCACGCTCGATATGGCGCCGGAGGAAATCCACCAGATCGGCCTTGCCGAAGTCGCCAAGATTCGCGCGCGCATGCTGGACGTGATGAAGCAGCTCGGCTTCAAGGGCGATCTTGCCGCATTCCTGAAATTCCTGCGCACCGATCCGCAATTCTACGCGAAGAAGCCGCAGGACCTGCTCGATCGTGCCGCCTGGCTGGCAAAGACGTTCGACGGCAAGGCGTCGCAATGGTTCGGCCGCCTGCCGCGCAGCCGTTTCGCGATCAAGCCGGTGCCGGACGATCTCGCGCCCTTCTACACCGGCGGGCGTGGCGGGCCGGGCATCTATTTGGTCAACACCTATAATTTGCCGGCCCGGCCGCTCTATTCGCTCGCCGCGCTGACCCTGCACGAAAGCGCGCCGGGCCATGCGCTGCAGATGCCGCTTGCGGCGGAAAATACCGGGCTGCCGCAGTTTCGCCGCGACGCTTATCTCTCCGCTTATGGCGAGGGCTGGGCGCTGTATTGCGAGGCGCTGGGCGAGGAAATGGGCATGTACGACACGCCCTATGACGTGTTCGGCATGCTCAGTTACCAGATGTGGCGCGCCTCGCGGCTGGTGGTCGATACCGGCATCCACAGCCAGGGCTGGAGCCGCGAGCGCGCACAGCAATTCCTTCACGACAATACAGCGCTGGCCGATCATGAGATCACCACCGAAGTGGATCGCTACATCGCATGGCCGGGCCAGGCGCTGAGCTATTATATGGGTCAGCTCGCGATCCAGAAGGCGCGGACGCGCGCCGAAAAGGCGCTGGGGCCGAAATTCAATATCCGCGCTTTCCACGACGCGGTGCTCGAACTCGGTTCGGTGCCACTCCCGGTGATCGACCAGCGCGTCGATCAGCTGATCGCGGCCGGTGGCAAGGGGCCTTATCCCGATGAGGAATGA